A single genomic interval of Nitrospira sp. harbors:
- a CDS encoding outer membrane beta-barrel protein — translation MNKDHRIDSTVTQCDTRKDTDKRRGGPIMRRTETFQLIALAFAIWTLPLSGFAAETDSGINDWHYGGSIDLSYVIDSNFPENHLWRSKTTTPNVNEPALNMVVGYIRKDATERSRWGLEFGLQEGNDTDGLAPPAIPGRDRPIDHANQLQHFSRANISFLVPIRNGLKVTAGLFNSYIGYQSIYSRYNLNYTRTYMADNSPYFIFGLGATYPVNADVQLGFYVINGYNYLSHINNQPSYGTQVVWKLTSRLTLTENLYYGPDQSNTAVEFWRFFSNSIVEWNDGPVIVAAAYDIGTENAAELPGHPPTVWTAAALFAGWNISGPWSVAFRPEFYWDRNARITGAEQFITAITSTGEYRWRMGLHTFLSRLEHRYDDSRGAEGGFFTGDFIGPGRIGVTPGQHLVFFSLIWFFDHSAS, via the coding sequence ATGAACAAAGACCACAGAATCGACTCAACAGTAACGCAATGTGATACCAGGAAAGACACCGACAAGAGGCGGGGTGGCCCTATAATGAGGAGAACTGAGACTTTCCAGCTCATAGCCCTGGCGTTCGCGATCTGGACTCTGCCCCTATCAGGCTTCGCAGCCGAGACTGACTCAGGTATCAATGACTGGCATTATGGAGGATCTATCGACCTGAGCTATGTGATCGACTCCAACTTTCCGGAGAATCACCTGTGGCGCTCCAAAACCACAACGCCCAACGTCAATGAACCGGCGCTCAACATGGTGGTCGGGTACATCAGAAAGGATGCGACCGAACGGTCGCGCTGGGGACTGGAGTTCGGTCTACAAGAAGGGAACGACACAGACGGCCTCGCTCCTCCCGCAATCCCAGGCCGGGATAGACCGATCGACCATGCGAATCAGCTCCAGCACTTCTCTCGTGCCAATATCTCGTTTCTTGTGCCGATCCGCAACGGATTGAAGGTCACGGCCGGTCTCTTTAACAGCTACATCGGCTATCAATCGATCTATTCACGGTACAATTTAAACTACACTCGAACCTACATGGCTGATAATTCGCCCTATTTCATTTTTGGGCTCGGGGCGACCTATCCGGTTAATGCGGACGTGCAGCTCGGATTCTATGTCATCAACGGATACAACTATCTCTCCCACATTAACAATCAACCCAGCTATGGCACGCAAGTCGTCTGGAAGCTCACTAGTCGGCTGACATTGACCGAAAATCTGTATTATGGCCCTGATCAGTCGAACACGGCTGTCGAATTCTGGCGCTTTTTCTCAAACAGCATCGTGGAGTGGAATGACGGACCGGTCATTGTTGCTGCAGCCTACGACATCGGTACCGAAAACGCGGCCGAGCTTCCAGGCCATCCTCCCACCGTTTGGACGGCAGCTGCCCTCTTCGCCGGCTGGAATATCAGCGGTCCCTGGAGCGTCGCGTTCCGTCCTGAGTTCTATTGGGATCGTAACGCGAGAATCACCGGCGCCGAACAATTCATCACGGCCATCACGTCGACGGGTGAATACAGGTGGCGTATGGGTCTTCATACCTTCCTTAGTAGACTTGAGCATCGTTACGACGACTCGCGCGGTGCAGAGGGCGGCTTCTTCACAGGAGACTTCATCGGTCCCGGGAGGATCGGAGTGACTCCGGGACAACATCTCGTGTTCTTTTCGTTGATCTGGTTTTTCGACCATTCAGCCAGTTAG
- a CDS encoding sodium-coupled transporter, with protein sequence MTVEMALVLIVMLSAVILFITEKVPLDLVALTIIATLMMSRIITPEEGLSGFSNPATVTVGAMLVLSAGLFKSGAVNMLGAGLHKLSRYGSRIMTLAMMTGIGAISAFINNTAAVAMLLPVVMETARNMRMAPSKLLMPLSFASMFGGVCTLIGSSTNILVSSIAERYGQPGLGMFEMTQLGLVFFFGGTVYMLVVGSRMIPDRRMEDDLTQRFAMGEYLTEIVLLPEAQSVGTTIADAPLGKDIDLEILEVRRHAGRLQFPGPHTMLQADDILLVRCNAAQITRLQEREGITLKSEMQWRDKDLESDETRLMEAVVAPYSVLDGRSVSGIRFKDNFGATVLAIRHHGELVHENLNTRILRGGDMLLLKVRTDSFKRLRDSPAFVMLSDVGLSTFRTQKLLTALAIIAAVVGAAALNVVPIVISAISGCALLILTGCLTMEEAYQAVEWKIIFLLAGVLTLGVALEKTGTALLLSNWLLATVGLWGPIALVSAFYLITSLLTEAMSNNATAALLTPIAIAAAQSLEVDPRPFLMAITFAASASFMTPVGYQTNTLIYGPGQYTFTDFLRVGAPLNLLFWILATIFIPIFWPFQPT encoded by the coding sequence ATGACCGTTGAGATGGCCCTCGTGCTCATCGTCATGCTGTCTGCGGTGATCTTATTCATCACCGAGAAGGTCCCGCTGGATCTGGTGGCGCTGACCATCATCGCCACACTGATGATGAGCCGAATCATCACACCGGAGGAAGGCCTTTCGGGATTCAGTAATCCCGCGACCGTCACCGTCGGTGCGATGCTGGTGTTGAGCGCCGGACTGTTTAAGAGCGGCGCCGTGAATATGCTCGGGGCGGGCTTACACAAACTCAGCCGGTATGGTTCGAGGATCATGACGCTCGCGATGATGACGGGTATCGGCGCCATCTCTGCTTTCATCAACAATACCGCTGCCGTCGCCATGCTCCTGCCGGTCGTCATGGAAACGGCGCGGAACATGCGCATGGCCCCTTCCAAACTCCTCATGCCCCTGTCATTCGCATCCATGTTCGGAGGCGTCTGTACACTGATCGGGAGCTCGACCAATATCCTGGTCAGCTCCATCGCCGAACGGTATGGGCAGCCCGGACTTGGCATGTTTGAAATGACGCAACTCGGGCTGGTCTTCTTCTTCGGAGGGACGGTGTACATGCTCGTCGTCGGCTCGCGAATGATCCCGGACCGCCGAATGGAAGACGACCTGACGCAACGGTTCGCCATGGGTGAGTATCTGACGGAAATCGTGCTGCTTCCTGAGGCCCAATCCGTCGGCACAACGATCGCCGATGCTCCGCTCGGGAAGGATATCGACCTCGAAATTCTAGAGGTCCGGCGCCACGCGGGTCGATTGCAATTTCCCGGCCCCCACACGATGTTGCAAGCCGACGACATTCTGCTTGTCCGGTGTAACGCCGCACAAATCACGCGCCTTCAGGAGCGGGAGGGGATCACGCTGAAATCCGAGATGCAGTGGCGCGATAAGGATTTGGAATCCGACGAGACCCGGCTGATGGAAGCTGTTGTAGCACCCTATTCAGTGTTGGACGGCCGATCCGTCAGCGGCATCCGATTTAAGGACAATTTCGGTGCCACCGTTCTAGCCATCCGTCATCACGGCGAACTCGTGCACGAGAATCTCAATACGCGCATCCTGCGAGGCGGCGACATGCTCTTGCTCAAAGTGCGAACCGATTCGTTCAAGCGGCTGAGAGACAGTCCTGCTTTCGTCATGCTGTCGGATGTCGGCCTTTCAACGTTTCGAACCCAAAAACTCCTGACCGCCCTGGCCATTATCGCCGCCGTGGTAGGTGCAGCGGCACTCAATGTCGTTCCCATCGTCATCAGTGCCATCAGCGGCTGTGCACTGCTCATCCTGACAGGCTGTCTGACCATGGAAGAAGCGTATCAGGCGGTCGAATGGAAAATCATTTTTCTGCTCGCCGGAGTGCTGACGTTGGGGGTCGCACTTGAAAAGACCGGAACAGCCCTGTTGTTATCGAACTGGCTGCTTGCGACGGTCGGGCTCTGGGGTCCCATCGCGCTTGTATCGGCCTTCTATCTCATCACCTCGCTGCTTACGGAGGCCATGTCGAACAACGCCACCGCCGCGCTCCTCACACCCATCGCCATCGCCGCCGCTCAGTCACTCGAGGTGGATCCCCGACCGTTTCTCATGGCTATCACGTTCGCCGCCTCGGCCAGTTTCATGACTCCCGTAGGCTACCAAACAAACACGTTGATCTATGGACCAGGCCAATACACGTTTACTGATTTTCTCCGTGTCGGCGCTCCTCTGAATCTCCTGTTCTGGATTCTAGCCACTATCTTCATTCCCATCTTCTGGCCGTTCCAGCCCACATGA
- a CDS encoding mechanosensitive ion channel family protein, with product MLDKVSAWGFTTTYSLKVQRVELLTGAQISDGLLGLLRIIRLAAYVTLTYLYITSVLGFFQATRKLSVELLNYMIEPVRMIGHEFIASVPDLIAIVMIIVVTNYVIKLIHLFFNGMERGAITFQGFHREWATPTYKIVRFFVLVFAAVAIFPYIPGSHSEAFRGISVFLGVLVSLGAAGSFSNIVAGVVLTYMRPFSIGDRVKIADTVGDVTENTLLVTRVRTIKNVDVTIPNALVLGSHIINFSSSSMQPPPLVLHTSVTIGYAAPWQKVHELLITAAQQTTHILETPEPFVLQTSLNDFYVTYEINAYTGAPNKMAAIYSELHQHIQDQFNEAGLEIMSPHYTQIRDGNRTTIPDQYLPKSYQPTGLRIWPLGSPQLRQESPPSEGSIR from the coding sequence ATGTTGGACAAGGTGTCCGCCTGGGGTTTCACGACAACCTACTCGCTCAAGGTTCAGCGCGTGGAACTGCTGACCGGCGCGCAAATCTCGGACGGCCTACTGGGGTTGTTGCGGATCATTCGATTGGCAGCGTACGTCACGCTCACCTACCTCTACATCACATCGGTTCTGGGATTTTTCCAAGCCACCCGCAAACTGTCGGTCGAACTGCTGAACTATATGATCGAACCGGTCAGGATGATCGGTCACGAGTTTATCGCCTCAGTACCGGACCTCATCGCCATCGTGATGATCATCGTCGTCACCAATTACGTCATCAAGCTCATCCACTTGTTCTTCAATGGGATGGAGCGCGGGGCGATCACCTTTCAAGGCTTTCATCGTGAATGGGCGACCCCGACCTATAAAATCGTCCGCTTTTTCGTCCTGGTCTTCGCCGCGGTCGCGATTTTTCCCTACATTCCAGGATCACATTCCGAAGCGTTCAGAGGCATCTCGGTGTTTCTTGGAGTCCTCGTCTCGCTGGGTGCCGCCGGATCGTTCAGCAACATCGTTGCCGGTGTGGTCTTGACCTACATGCGACCGTTCAGCATCGGTGACCGAGTCAAGATCGCCGACACCGTCGGAGACGTTACGGAAAACACCCTGCTTGTCACGAGGGTCCGAACCATTAAGAACGTCGACGTCACGATTCCCAACGCCTTGGTCCTTGGCTCGCACATCATCAACTTCAGTTCATCATCGATGCAACCTCCACCGCTCGTTCTCCATACGAGCGTGACCATCGGCTACGCCGCCCCGTGGCAGAAGGTCCATGAGCTGCTCATTACCGCTGCTCAACAGACCACGCATATTCTGGAGACACCGGAGCCCTTCGTCTTGCAAACCAGCTTGAATGATTTCTACGTGACCTACGAAATCAATGCCTATACCGGCGCTCCGAATAAGATGGCCGCCATCTACTCGGAACTCCACCAGCATATCCAGGACCAGTTCAACGAAGCGGGCCTGGAGATCATGTCCCCCCATTACACCCAAATTCGTGACGGCAACCGGACGACGATTCCCGATCAGTATCTGCCGAAGAGCTACCAGCCGACGGGCCTCAGGATTTGGCCGTTGGGTTCGCCGCAGCTACGTCAGGAGTCTCCACCATCCGAAGGAAGCATCAGGTGA
- a CDS encoding cation:proton antiporter, whose product MDSLSVELVLGLTGLVILVGLGGELAFKRTGIPSVLFLMGFGILLGPVFHVAEPTAVMKLAPYFGTLALLIILFDGGINLHIMKVVSETPLALLYSVLVFGLTILTIMGFYVWITHASWLHGLLLGTILGGTAAAIIIPVTSHMSSLRDSTKVLLSLDSAISEVFVVVLALALMGTMRETAGGGHFIREVFHAFWDAIMLALLAGALWARLLAWLEGQALSYMLTMAAILVLYYVAELIGANGAITILLFGLVLSNMEFLVGHMVRPIRMLIGYELDQAQFVLSEFMKRMNEELSFLVRTFFYVLLGLILDVSALTVEIALMSLSLFCIVVLVRGAVTEGLARVSNSWTSSERLVIAAMFPRGVATAVMAFLPTSTGIRGTELFPIYALTVIVLCVLGMTLVLTLYQRRHPSSTDQSVPEPSVS is encoded by the coding sequence ATGGATTCTCTAAGCGTTGAACTCGTACTGGGCTTGACCGGATTGGTCATCCTGGTCGGCTTGGGGGGAGAGCTGGCGTTCAAACGGACCGGCATTCCCAGCGTGCTGTTCCTGATGGGATTTGGAATCTTGTTAGGACCGGTTTTTCATGTGGCTGAACCGACCGCCGTCATGAAATTGGCTCCGTACTTCGGAACCTTGGCACTGCTGATCATCCTCTTCGACGGCGGCATCAACCTCCATATCATGAAAGTCGTCAGCGAGACGCCGTTGGCGCTGCTTTATTCCGTGCTGGTCTTCGGTCTGACGATTCTCACGATCATGGGCTTTTATGTGTGGATCACCCATGCGTCATGGTTGCACGGATTGCTTCTTGGCACCATCCTGGGAGGAACCGCGGCCGCCATCATCATTCCGGTGACGTCGCATATGTCCTCTCTCCGTGATTCGACGAAGGTGTTGTTGAGCCTCGATTCGGCCATCTCCGAAGTCTTTGTCGTGGTGCTGGCGTTGGCCTTGATGGGGACGATGAGGGAGACCGCCGGTGGGGGGCATTTTATTCGCGAGGTGTTTCATGCCTTTTGGGATGCGATCATGCTCGCGCTCCTGGCCGGCGCACTGTGGGCACGACTATTGGCCTGGCTCGAGGGGCAAGCGCTGTCCTACATGCTCACGATGGCCGCAATTTTGGTGCTGTACTATGTGGCGGAATTGATCGGCGCCAATGGAGCCATCACGATTCTTTTATTCGGCCTCGTGCTGAGTAACATGGAGTTTCTTGTGGGGCACATGGTCAGACCGATCCGCATGTTGATCGGGTACGAGTTGGACCAGGCACAATTCGTGTTGAGCGAGTTCATGAAACGAATGAACGAAGAACTCTCATTTCTCGTGCGGACCTTCTTTTATGTATTGCTGGGGTTGATACTTGACGTTTCCGCATTGACCGTCGAGATTGCGTTGATGAGCTTGAGTTTGTTCTGTATCGTCGTGCTCGTTCGGGGTGCGGTTACGGAAGGGCTGGCTCGCGTCAGCAACTCATGGACATCGAGTGAGCGTCTGGTGATTGCTGCGATGTTCCCCCGAGGTGTGGCGACTGCAGTCATGGCCTTTCTTCCGACGTCCACGGGAATCCGTGGCACGGAACTGTTCCCGATCTATGCACTGACCGTGATCGTCCTGTGTGTGCTCGGCATGACGCTGGTCTTGACACTGTACCAACGACGGCATCCTTCGAGTACTGATCAATCAGTTCCGGAGCCATCGGTTTCGTGA
- a CDS encoding sodium:proton antiporter has translation MSLIETITILVCLSAVFSYVNHRYIKLPVTIGLMAIALVMSLALLLLGKLGYGIQAEAESFIRSIDFDETLLHGMLSFLLFAGALHINLDDLLEQKWFIGTLACLGVMVSASIVGALTYLLLGWIGLPIPFIGCLLFGALISPTDPIAVLGILKNAKAPKQLEIKITGESLFNDGVGVAVFLVLLAVVETGTITPGSIVLLFVQEALGGAAIGLALGYLTYLMLKSINQHHVEILLTLALVMGGYALADALHASGPIAVVVSGLLIGNQGRHLAMSETTREYLDTFWELIDELLNAVLFVLIGLEVLALTFKPAYLEAGLIAIPLVLFARFVSVSLPVQAFRLFQEFTDRATLILTWGGLRGGISVAMALSLPPSSYRDVLITMTYIVVVFSILVQGLTIERLVRASSRA, from the coding sequence ATGTCGCTGATTGAAACCATCACCATTCTCGTGTGCCTCTCCGCCGTGTTCAGCTACGTGAATCATCGGTACATCAAGTTGCCGGTGACGATCGGCCTGATGGCCATCGCCCTGGTGATGTCGCTTGCACTCCTGCTGCTCGGGAAGCTCGGGTATGGGATCCAGGCGGAAGCCGAAAGCTTTATCCGCAGTATCGATTTCGATGAGACGCTCTTGCACGGCATGCTCAGCTTTCTGCTCTTTGCCGGTGCGCTGCATATCAATCTGGACGATCTGCTGGAGCAGAAATGGTTCATCGGGACGTTGGCCTGTCTGGGGGTCATGGTGTCGGCCAGCATCGTCGGTGCATTGACGTATCTCTTGCTTGGTTGGATCGGACTGCCGATTCCGTTCATCGGGTGCCTGCTGTTCGGTGCGTTGATCTCTCCCACCGATCCTATCGCAGTCCTGGGGATTTTGAAAAATGCCAAGGCTCCGAAACAGCTTGAAATCAAGATCACCGGGGAGTCGCTGTTTAACGATGGAGTCGGCGTCGCAGTGTTCCTCGTGCTTCTTGCCGTGGTAGAGACCGGGACCATCACGCCTGGTTCCATCGTCCTCCTATTCGTACAAGAAGCGCTGGGCGGGGCGGCCATCGGGCTCGCCTTGGGGTATCTGACCTATCTGATGCTGAAGTCGATCAATCAGCATCATGTCGAGATCTTATTGACGCTGGCGCTGGTGATGGGGGGATATGCGCTGGCTGATGCACTCCACGCGTCCGGTCCGATCGCCGTCGTGGTGTCCGGTCTGTTGATCGGCAACCAGGGCCGTCACCTGGCGATGTCCGAGACGACGCGGGAGTATTTGGATACGTTTTGGGAACTCATCGATGAATTGCTCAACGCCGTGCTCTTCGTCTTGATCGGTCTCGAGGTCTTGGCCCTGACCTTCAAGCCTGCGTATCTAGAGGCAGGCCTGATCGCGATTCCGCTGGTGCTCTTTGCTCGGTTCGTCAGTGTCAGTCTCCCGGTCCAAGCGTTCCGATTATTTCAAGAGTTTACCGACCGGGCCACGTTGATTCTGACCTGGGGCGGGCTGCGCGGTGGAATCTCAGTCGCGATGGCGCTTTCGCTCCCGCCCTCTTCCTATCGGGATGTGCTGATCACGATGACCTACATCGTGGTGGTCTTTTCAATCCTCGTTCAGGGCCTCACCATCGAACGTCTGGTGCGAGCTTCGTCGCGGGCATAA